Below is a genomic region from Prunus persica cultivar Lovell chromosome G3, Prunus_persica_NCBIv2, whole genome shotgun sequence.
AGACCCACTCCAACTAATAAGCTATTTTCACTtgtttttgtataaatttgaaaaaatacaattttatttttcacccaagaatatttctaaaatattctttaattattaattataacaAGAATATTATAACTAAATCTGCTAACAACAGAGCGCTGAACTATGTCTGATATGAGTCTGACATCTTATAACAGCACTCGTTACAACAACAGAGCACTGAACTATGTTTGAAGAAACAGAACTACCATCACAGGAAATGGAAGCACATCATCGAACACAGGACTTTGAAGAAACAGATGGTGATGCTGATAACTTGCGCTTGTACCAGCAGCTGTACAGCTATGCTACTCGAGGCAACACAAATAGATTTAACGACACTATTGCAAATGAGCTTCATGATCCCAATGCTCGAGTTCAGCTTCTGTCTCGACGAAGCCCCCAGAATAACACATTTGTTCACATAGCTGTGAGCTCCGGCCATGTCGAACTAGCAACCAAGATCTTGCAAGAACACAAGCCCCTTTTGTTAGAGAAAAACTTTGAAGGCGACACCGCGCTCCACATTGCGGCCAAAGCCGAAGATATAGATACGACAACAAACACTCTTCTCCGTGAAGCACGAGGAACAACAAACGTTGAAAATAATGCTGATGTATTGACATTGCTGAggatgaaaaataatgaggAAAACACTGCCCTGCACGAAGCCCTGATTCAAGGTCACCAATTAGTAGCCAAGTGTTTGATAGAGGCTGATCCTGCCGTTTCACTTTACACTAATAAGGAACAAAAGTCCCCTTTGTATCTGGCTGCTGAACAAGGGCTTGTTGAGATAGTGAAgctaataaaagaaaaagcagttgAGAAGGACACAGAAATTCAAGGCAAGTCTCCGTTGTTTGCTGCAATTCTAGGCCGCCAGAAAAAAGGTTCGTACATTGAAATAATAattctgttcttttttttttttgatcaAATAGAAACTTCATTAGATAAATTTCAATGGTACAATCAAAGACATCAACAAGACATCTAAAATACCAATCCCAAGAGGGCAACAAACTAACTTGCTAAAAGCAAAACTAACGCAGACAAAAGCCGCACCAAAGCTACTAGCTCACCACACCACAATTAGCCATATGCCCAAACAAAGCCTAGAAACCCAACataaccaaaaccctaaatcaaccCATGAGTCTAAACaaaccccaccaccaccacctgaaGAAGTGCTGTCGTGGCCACACCCACCACCTCATCCATAACAGATCTGGGGAAAATATGATTTCCAGCGATCTACCTGCGCATAAGAGtgaacaaataaatgaaaacaataactTTGCCAAAGAACAATTGGGTGATTTGCAGCAACCTCCGTCAAAGACGAtgtaaaatcaaatttaaagaaCATGAGCGGCTTTAGGGAGCGGGTTTTGAGAGTAGGATTTGATTGAGAACATAGACTAAAAGGAGTTATGGGGAACTTCAATCTAACCATGGCTTAGAAGAAACCACCACAAGAGGCTTTTTATTCAAACCGCCCCAGTGGACTTATTCAATAacctaaaaggaaaagatgagaagagaagagagggagGACGGGCAGTGacgcttcttcctcctccccaCTTTATGGAATTTTCCTTTAGGACTCAAAGAGGGAGAGAGCGGCTAGGGTTTGGGAAAAataattctgtttttttaaatagttaaTATGACTTTTCCTCTTCAAACTATTGTTTTATTTACAAcccatcattttatttttctagaaataaaaCCCAACTATTATAAGTAAAATCCGATGACTATAATTTAACTCATCAAGTTACCTAATTAAGCTTAAAATCTAATTTATTGTACTTTTTCAGATTACAAAAATACCTCTAATTTCTGTTTTCCATTATGCATATTAATGATGTTTCAATTTtgcataaattttaaattaatattggTCAGATAATTTTTATATCAACGATTTCAGGTTTTAATAGTTCCCTATAGTtcttgaaattaattttttcaaagggAAAGAATGTGTTTTTGCTCCCTGTAGTTCTTGATCGCTACATTTTCTAGGTACATTAAAATACAACAAACTAAGGTAATTAATTCTTAGTAAACTTCAAAAGAATTATCggtaattttaaaattggcaactaattttaaaattgggtTTTACTTAAAGGTTTTATTATTGGTGGGTTATGGTCTAGAATTTTTGAATTGTAAGGGGCTATATTAATgtgactattttttttatcgcAGCGACCAGTGTGATAAATTTTGATAGATGTTACAACCTCTTCATAGAAAAACACTCTCATTATAATCATGTTGTTCTAATTTATACAATATTCATTTATTGATGCCAGAAGTCCTAAAGATAATATCAAACATGGAAGCAAATATTTTGAACTCAGAAGATGAGAAAGGGAGGACTCCACTGCATTGTGCAGCATCAATTGGTTATTTAGAAGGGGTTCGCTTCTTAGGCAGACGTCTCAAGGATTCTCATCAAAAGGATCATTATGGTAACTTCCCGATCCATTGTGCATCAAGCAAAGGTCATGTCCACATTGTTAAAGAGCTGCTTCGACATTGTCCCGATTCAATGGAATTGAGGAACTCAAGTGACCAAAATATACTCCATGTTGCAGCAAGATGTGGCGAGGAAAATCTTGTCAAATATTTTCTCAAGAAGGTTGAGTTTCAAATGTTGATAAACCAAAAAGATAACAGAGGAAACACTCCTTTGCACTTGGCAAAGATGTACGATCATCTCAAGGTTGTGCACCTTTTCATTTTGGATAGGAGGATCAACTTCAAGGTCTTGAATGATAGGGGCATGACAGCTCTTGGCATTTCAGAAAGCACTTTGGAAACTAGTGCATCATATCATGAGGTAAGTTTGTGCTATATCTACTTTTATCATATTATTGATGATCATGACTTTTGGCTATCATAACCAAGGGACTTCCTTGTTTTATTTAGTATGTTAAGTACAAGTGAGCATTTAGTAGtctagaaattgaaaaaagaactaAAAGGAGAAACAAGTAATTGAGAAAATACTGAAAACACTTGAGGTTGATATAAATAAGTTGGAATGGATGATTTAAAATAGGGATCATCATTCAACCTGTGATCCGTGGTCCAAAGTGGGCAGCCCAAGAGTCTATGGCCCAAAGCTCATCCTGTCCTGATGGTTAGACTAGCCCATTGCCTTATATTGCCTTATTTCCATCCCACCATTTGGAATCATTTAAAATACTAGAAGTTCAAATTTCCAGCAAAtcgaaatataaaaattcaGTTCAAATTTCCACCATTTGTTAGTACCACTTTGCAAAACCCAAGCGAAGGTGTCTTATAGCAGTGTAGCTCGGAAGTCCGAGTCTCGTATCCATAGAGAGCGgtgtaaagaaaataacatagATGAAAAAGAACAATTGTGATTAAGAAGTAGGTTTAATCAAGATttgatttaaagaaaatttaattgattaaaacACTAAGGCATCAGGGTTCCACTTTTAACATAAGCATGCAATTCTTATTAATTTGATCCACAAAATATTTTCCATTGTAGTTGTTCACAATAATTAAAgctctttttaatttcctttagaAGTATTCTAAGTATAACTTGTACCATCGACAACAAActatcaaaaaataattttcgtCAAAATTCTATTAATCTTAGTAATTGTCTCTTCTTTTAAAAGCATGAAAGTTTTTACTACACAATGGAAAAAACATGATTGAACCCATGAAATAGAATATCAAACAttcatcaattaattaaaaagaaaaactacaaattccatttgaacaaaacaacaaattcaTATTAAAGCTTAAGTTTGGATCAAACTAATAAAAATTACGTATTAAAAGCTTTCTCCCTAGCTAGTTAGTTTCCCATAAAATGAAActataaagaaattaaaactagAAGAATTggaggaaggagagagagcTCAAGAGAAGATTGTGAGCTTGGTGTGTCTTTTGAAGCTTGAAGacttctctatttatagggcaaagaaggagaaacaTCATGATGGATTTCAACACCATCATTCctattttaattcaatacCTAACTCCCACTTCACCTTGCCTATGTTAGTGTGGTTGGATCAATTACATTGTtgaattgttttctctttttcttcctttccttgtGGCTTcctgtttgggcctaaattatGCGAAGCCCAGCCTATTTATGCAACCCACAAGCATGAGCACAACTTGGGCTGGTATTTAAAAGAAACTGAAGAGCAGCCTAAAATAGAGAATGCCCAGACTGAATTCTCGAATTCTGCGAGCCTAACCTAGAATTTGTCAAACCCATGATAAATGAACAGTCTTGGGCtttgaagaaaaggaaagcagCCCAATCAACATTAGAGGCCCAcgtctttttcaaaaaatggcAGAGGtttaagaacacaaaaaaaataataaataataatgagTAAATAAATCAATGAAATTGCCAATTAAATGGCAATTCATCACTAAGCAGGTCAAAAAACCTCTAAATTGGATTAAGCCCAGCTTCTAAAGAATCCTCGccacttgatctcaaaagcaAGTTCGCAGATCTTTTCCTACTAAAACTGGTTTTCCTAGAAGAGCCCCACGTGACTActtgactttgaaaagtcaaaaatttcaaccatcACAGAAGAGTTATAGAGAGTTTATAAGAGTTATAGAGAGTTAATGAAGGCAGGCATAAAAGGAAGACTTCTTCAAATCTTTGCAAcaaaaagatcaaaatcccttttttaaatacataCAGAGAATCTCTGCGCCAAAGCAGGTGAcctttccaagagataagcagactACGATCTCAAAAGATAAGTAGGAAGCAAGGGGGTTGttcaaacagaaaaaagcAAACTGACCATCATAAACAGATTGTATCTTTCCTTCTTCCCAAGGAACAAACAGTGAGCAAAAGgggttggttttctttttgggaaaAGTAAGGAAAAGACCACCATGGGAACTGACTGTTGATGGTTCTTCTCTGCCATAATAGATAAACTTCCCCTTTTCTTggcatttaaaataaaagatctttcttttgaaaaatatgcagcccattattaaaagattagaaGCCTCACTCCagtattttctataaatatgaaaGGAGGTGAATAGATCAAGGACAACcaaaaaaccaataaaaacaaaactctcAAAGTTGCAAttaacaaactcaaaataacACTAATACATTGTACGTTTTGCGCGATGAAGAGGATTTCTTGCGCAAAGTCACATTtagtcgcacaaatttcagcACCACAAAAAATTCGTCGCGCACAATCCGTCGTGCAAAGagcgtgaagaaagactttgcacGACCAAGTTTCCGCATTCGTC
It encodes:
- the LOC18783238 gene encoding protein ACCELERATED CELL DEATH 6 isoform X3; translation: MFEETELPSQEMEAHHRTQDFEETDGDADNLRLYQQLYSYATRGNTNRFNDTIANELHDPNARVQLLSRRSPQNNTFVHIAVSSGHVELATKILQEHKPLLLEKNFEGDTALHIAAKAEDIDTTTNTLLREARGTTNVENNADVLTLLRMKNNEENTALHEALIQGHQLVAKCLIEADPAVSLYTNKEQKSPLYLAAEQGLVEIVKLIKEKAVEKDTEIQGKSPLFAAILGRQKKEVLKIISNMEANILNSEDEKGRTPLHCAASIGYLEGVRFLGRRLKDSHQKDHYGNFPIHCASSKGHVHIVKELLRHCPDSMELRNSSDQNILHVAARCGEENLVKYFLKKVEFQMLINQKDNRGNTPLHLAKMYDHLKVVHLFILDRRINFKVLNDRGMTALGISESTLETSASYHEWPEMVVNEWQQ
- the LOC18783238 gene encoding ankyrin repeat-containing protein At5g02620 isoform X1 — encoded protein: MFEETELPSQEMEAHHRTQDFEETDGDADNLRLYQQLYSYATRGNTNRFNDTIANELHDPNARVQLLSRRSPQNNTFVHIAVSSGHVELATKILQEHKPLLLEKNFEGDTALHIAAKAEDIDTTTNTLLREARGTTNVENNADVLTLLRMKNNEENTALHEALIQGHQLVAKCLIEADPAVSLYTNKEQKSPLYLAAEQGLVEIVKLIKEKAVEKDTEIQGKSPLFAAILGRQKKEVLKIISNMEANILNSEDEKGRTPLHCAASIGYLEGVRFLGRRLKDSHQKDHYGNFPIHCASSKGHVHIVKELLRHCPDSMELRNSSDQNILHVAARCGEENLVKYFLKKVEFQMLINQKDNRGNTPLHLAKMYDHLKVVHLFILDRRINFKVLNDRGMTALGISESTLETSASYHEVIPAVKEEPNGVIQLYSSEKNARDSSSLPELDQILVEPGMETKRTTAAAVQIQQHPAIATAWWLINRLVNCLEYPKTWLEETRGMLMIVATMISTTTFQAAVNPPGGVWQCNNTNSSARGTTYCTQNNICLAGTSVAGSAFPNEFLLFVTFNTISFLASLSVNLLLVGGFPLRNRVIMWLLSMAMCLTLTSMVLTFLQAFSLVVPNTDILVSSRVRSRISALLVWIALLLTIASIHTIRFIIWLSRKLWGRFKHTIPKSLRKVVDNLVDSSRARHRINKF
- the LOC18783238 gene encoding ankyrin repeat-containing protein At5g02620 isoform X2, with amino-acid sequence MFEETELPSQEMEAHHRTQDFEETDGDADNLRLYQQLYSYATRGNTNRFNDTIANELHDPNARVQLLSRRSPQNNTFVHIAVSSGHVELATKILQEHKPLLLEKNFEGDTALHIAAKAEDIDTTTNTLLREARGTTNVENNADVLTLLRMKNNEENTALHEALIQGHQLVAKCLIEADPAVSLYTNKEQKSPLYLAAEQGLVEIVKLIKEKAVEKDTEIQGKSPLFAAILGRQKKVLKIISNMEANILNSEDEKGRTPLHCAASIGYLEGVRFLGRRLKDSHQKDHYGNFPIHCASSKGHVHIVKELLRHCPDSMELRNSSDQNILHVAARCGEENLVKYFLKKVEFQMLINQKDNRGNTPLHLAKMYDHLKVVHLFILDRRINFKVLNDRGMTALGISESTLETSASYHEVIPAVKEEPNGVIQLYSSEKNARDSSSLPELDQILVEPGMETKRTTAAAVQIQQHPAIATAWWLINRLVNCLEYPKTWLEETRGMLMIVATMISTTTFQAAVNPPGGVWQCNNTNSSARGTTYCTQNNICLAGTSVAGSAFPNEFLLFVTFNTISFLASLSVNLLLVGGFPLRNRVIMWLLSMAMCLTLTSMVLTFLQAFSLVVPNTDILVSSRVRSRISALLVWIALLLTIASIHTIRFIIWLSRKLWGRFKHTIPKSLRKVVDNLVDSSRARHRINKF